A genomic stretch from Chelmon rostratus isolate fCheRos1 chromosome 14, fCheRos1.pri, whole genome shotgun sequence includes:
- the LOC121617403 gene encoding T-cell immunoglobulin and mucin domain-containing protein 4-like isoform X2: MTLRHFDFIMKVAVLLALLAVSECSSSSVVGQTGQNVTLPCKYDIKKYSQLSVCWGRGEIPASGCNNLLVSTDRQKVKGRDSSRYQLLGRLDKGDVSLTILNVTASDAGRYGCRLEIPGWFNDDKHHFQLIVEEAAQTTTRAGNRETSTEQPAADPTTGQLTSTETLLTSSSSSIKLEENSSATLVLVFVLFGVVALVTVGGFFIIGRTWRRFRVPQQQIGSSARFSSTASTLQLHSRGSAVENIYQIDGGGDGGEYEFCP, encoded by the exons ATGACACTTCGTCACTTTGACTTCATCATGAAGGTCGCTGTGCTCCTCGCCCTCCTCGCAG tcagtgaatgcagcagcagcagcgtggtTGGTCAGACGGGTCAGAACGTCACTCTGCCATGTAAATATGACATCAAGAAGTacagtcagctgtcagtctgctggGGTCGAGGAGAAATACCAGCATCAGGCTGCAACAACCTGCTGgtctccacagacagacaaaaggtGAAAGGAAGAGATTCCAGCAGGTATCAGTTACTGGGCCGACTGGACAAAGGTGACGTTTCCCTGACGATCCTGAACGTCACGGCCTCAGATGCTGGACGGTACGGCTGCAGGTTGGAGATACCGGGATGGTTCAATGATGACAAACATCACTTCCAGTTGATCGTTGAAGAAG ctgcacagacGACAACAAgagctggaaacagagagacGTCTacagagcagccagcagccgATCCTACAAcag GTCAGCTGACCTCCACAGAGACCCTCCTgacttcctcctccagcagcatcaAGCTTGAG GAGAACAGCAGCGCAACACTGGTTCTGGTGTTTGTTCTGTTCGGGGTGGTAGCTTTGGTCACGGTCGGCGGATTCTTCATCATCG gcaggACGTGGCGGCGGTTCAGAGT CCCTCAGCAGCAGATCGGCAGTTCGGCCCGGTTCAGCTCCACCGCCTCCACCCTGCAGCTCCACAGTCGAGGGTCGGCGGTGGAAAACATCTACCAGATAGATGGAGGCGGCGATGGAGGCGAGTACGAGTTCTGTCCCTGA
- the LOC121617785 gene encoding hepatitis A virus cellular receptor 1 homolog isoform X1 has protein sequence MLPLLLHTFTSVCFLTAPARVSAVTTETVVGVAGRKVMLPCRSEAVNQKGVEVCWGRGEPSLFTCHNAVIYTAGGQVTYRKSYRYSAPSSSSLSIFNSRPSDSGFYHCRVQLSGLFNDQTSTVHLIIITPRSVASDSSATETSELSDHRDAENLNAPHTTTGFLRGGVTKQRGSDVTGESATEPMVARAQASVQQQVDRLQSFIGNTEFGGRIRVQRRTEDWTNQRRRTAVCSVCLLFPVWSFFFWSSWATVQTFITAGRQLLCL, from the exons ATGCTGCCGCTCCTTCTTCACACCTTCACCTCCGTCTGTTTCCTCACAG cgcCAGCCCGAGTGTCAGCCGTCACCACGGAGACGGTGGTGGGCGTGGCCGGGAGAAAGGTGATGCTGCCGTGTCGTTCGGAGGCCGTGAATCAGAAAGGAGTGGAGGTGTGCTGGGGGAGAGGAGAACCGTCACTGTTCACCTGCCACAACGCTGTGATCTACACGGCTGGAGGTCAGGTCACATACAGGAAGTCATACAG GTATTCGGCACCGTCCTCGTCCTCTCTGTCCATCTTTAACTCTCGACCGTCAGACTCTGGTTTCTATCACTGCAGAGTTCAGCTGTCGGGTCTGTTCAACGACCAAACGTCCACCGTgcacctcatcatcatcaccc CTCGCTCTGTGGCCTCCGACTCTTCAGCAACAGAAACCTCGGAGCTCTCAGACCACAGGGACGCCGAGAACCTGAACGCACCACACACTACAACAG GTTTCCTCAGAGGAGGCGtgacaaagcagagaggaagtgatgtcacaggagAGAGCGCCACAGAGCCAATGGTGGCGAGGGCTCAG GCGtctgtccagcagcaggtcGACAGACTGCAGAGCTTCATTGGAAACACA GAGTTTGGAGGACGAATCAGAGTCCAGAGACGGACAGAAGActggaccaatcagaggaggaggacagctgTGTGTAGCGTTtgtctgctgtttcctgtttggagTTTCTTCTTTTGGTCCAGCTGGGCCACCGTACAGACCTTCATCACAGCCGGTcgacagctgctgtgtctctaA
- the nhp2 gene encoding H/ACA ribonucleoprotein complex subunit 2-like protein isoform X1: MTKTKKEKVPADGEEAAAADGNEKSYQELIANINPIAQPLASKKLSKKLYKCVKKAAKVKNIRRGVKEVQKFINKGEKGIVVLAGDTLPIDVYCHLPVMCEDRNLPYAYIPSKVDLGSSAGSKRPTCVILIKSHPDYQDAYDECVEEVSGLPKPL; encoded by the exons ATGACGAAGACGAAGAAGGAGAAGGTTCCTGCGGACGGAGAAGAGGCCGCAGCCGCCGACGGGAACGAGAAGTCCTACCAGGAGCTGATCGCTAACATCAACCCGATCGCTCAGCCGCTGGCCTCCAAAAAACTCAGCAAGAAACTCTACAAATGCGtcaaaaagg CTGCCAAAGTGAAGAACATCCGCCGAGGAGTGAAGGAAGTCCAGAAGTTCATCaacaaaggagagaaagg gattGTGGTGTTGGCCGGAGACACGCTGCCCATCGACGTCTACTGTCACCTGCCGGTCATGTGTGAGGACAGAAACCTGCCGTACGCCTACATCCCCTCTAAAGTG gatcTGGGTTCGTCGGCAGGCTCCAAGAGGCCGACCTGTGTGATCCTGATCAAATCTCATCCGGACTATCAGGACGCCTATGACGAGTGTGTGGAGGAGGTCTCCGGTTTGCCCAAACCGCTCTGA
- the nhp2 gene encoding H/ACA ribonucleoprotein complex subunit 2-like protein isoform X2 — translation MTKTKKEKVPADGEEAAAADGNEKSYQELIANINPIAQPLASKKLSKKLYKCVKKAAKVKNIRRGVKEVQKFINKGEKGIVVLAGDTLPIDVYCHLPVMCEDRNLPYAYIPSKVDLGSSAGSKRPTCVILIKSHPDYQDAYDECVEEVSGLPKPL, via the exons ATGACGAAGACGAAGAAGGAGAAGGTTCCTGCGGACGGAGAAGAGGCCGCAGCCGCCGACGGGAACGAGAAGTCCTACCAGGAGCTGATCGCTAACATCAACCCGATCGCTCAGCCGCTGGCCTCCAAAAAACTCAGCAAGAAACTCTACAAATGCGtcaaaaagg CTGCCAAAGTGAAGAACATCCGCCGAGGAGTGAAGGAAGTCCAGAAGTTCATCaacaaaggagagaaagg gattGTGGTGTTGGCCGGAGACACGCTGCCCATCGACGTCTACTGTCACCTGCCGGTCATGTGTGAGGACAGAAACCTGCCGTACGCCTACATCCCCTCTAAAGTG gatcTGGGTTCGTCGGCAGGCTCCAAGAGGCCGACCTGTGTGATCCTGATCAAATCTCATCCGGACTATCAGGACGCCTATGACGAGTGTGTGGAGGAGGTCTCCGGTTTGCCCAAACC
- the LOC121617403 gene encoding T-cell immunoglobulin and mucin domain-containing protein 4-like isoform X1 — MTLRHFDFIMKVAVLLALLAVSECSSSSVVGQTGQNVTLPCKYDIKKYSQLSVCWGRGEIPASGCNNLLVSTDRQKVKGRDSSRYQLLGRLDKGDVSLTILNVTASDAGRYGCRLEIPGWFNDDKHHFQLIVEEAAQTTTRAGNRETSTEQPAADPTTGQLTSTETLLTSSSSSIKLEQENSSATLVLVFVLFGVVALVTVGGFFIIGRTWRRFRVPQQQIGSSARFSSTASTLQLHSRGSAVENIYQIDGGGDGGEYEFCP, encoded by the exons ATGACACTTCGTCACTTTGACTTCATCATGAAGGTCGCTGTGCTCCTCGCCCTCCTCGCAG tcagtgaatgcagcagcagcagcgtggtTGGTCAGACGGGTCAGAACGTCACTCTGCCATGTAAATATGACATCAAGAAGTacagtcagctgtcagtctgctggGGTCGAGGAGAAATACCAGCATCAGGCTGCAACAACCTGCTGgtctccacagacagacaaaaggtGAAAGGAAGAGATTCCAGCAGGTATCAGTTACTGGGCCGACTGGACAAAGGTGACGTTTCCCTGACGATCCTGAACGTCACGGCCTCAGATGCTGGACGGTACGGCTGCAGGTTGGAGATACCGGGATGGTTCAATGATGACAAACATCACTTCCAGTTGATCGTTGAAGAAG ctgcacagacGACAACAAgagctggaaacagagagacGTCTacagagcagccagcagccgATCCTACAAcag GTCAGCTGACCTCCACAGAGACCCTCCTgacttcctcctccagcagcatcaAGCTTGAG CAGGAGAACAGCAGCGCAACACTGGTTCTGGTGTTTGTTCTGTTCGGGGTGGTAGCTTTGGTCACGGTCGGCGGATTCTTCATCATCG gcaggACGTGGCGGCGGTTCAGAGT CCCTCAGCAGCAGATCGGCAGTTCGGCCCGGTTCAGCTCCACCGCCTCCACCCTGCAGCTCCACAGTCGAGGGTCGGCGGTGGAAAACATCTACCAGATAGATGGAGGCGGCGATGGAGGCGAGTACGAGTTCTGTCCCTGA
- the LOC121617785 gene encoding hepatitis A virus cellular receptor 1-like isoform X2 has product MLPLLLHTFTSVCFLTAPARVSAVTTETVVGVAGRKVMLPCRSEAVNQKGVEVCWGRGEPSLFTCHNAVIYTAGGQVTYRKSYRYSAPSSSSLSIFNSRPSDSGFYHCRVQLSGLFNDQTSTVHLIIITPRSVASDSSATETSELSDHRDAENLNAPHTTTGFLRGGVTKQRGSDVTGESATEPMVARAQASVQQQVDRLQSFIGNTVRGSFIIFIPALLLTAAYRVWRTNQSPETDRRLDQSEEEDSCV; this is encoded by the exons ATGCTGCCGCTCCTTCTTCACACCTTCACCTCCGTCTGTTTCCTCACAG cgcCAGCCCGAGTGTCAGCCGTCACCACGGAGACGGTGGTGGGCGTGGCCGGGAGAAAGGTGATGCTGCCGTGTCGTTCGGAGGCCGTGAATCAGAAAGGAGTGGAGGTGTGCTGGGGGAGAGGAGAACCGTCACTGTTCACCTGCCACAACGCTGTGATCTACACGGCTGGAGGTCAGGTCACATACAGGAAGTCATACAG GTATTCGGCACCGTCCTCGTCCTCTCTGTCCATCTTTAACTCTCGACCGTCAGACTCTGGTTTCTATCACTGCAGAGTTCAGCTGTCGGGTCTGTTCAACGACCAAACGTCCACCGTgcacctcatcatcatcaccc CTCGCTCTGTGGCCTCCGACTCTTCAGCAACAGAAACCTCGGAGCTCTCAGACCACAGGGACGCCGAGAACCTGAACGCACCACACACTACAACAG GTTTCCTCAGAGGAGGCGtgacaaagcagagaggaagtgatgtcacaggagAGAGCGCCACAGAGCCAATGGTGGCGAGGGCTCAG GCGtctgtccagcagcaggtcGACAGACTGCAGAGCTTCATTGGAAACACAGTGAGGGgctccttcatcatcttcatccctgcactgctgctgactgctgcttaca GAGTTTGGAGGACGAATCAGAGTCCAGAGACGGACAGAAGActggaccaatcagaggaggaggacagctgTGTGTAG